The Arachis hypogaea cultivar Tifrunner chromosome 19, arahy.Tifrunner.gnm2.J5K5, whole genome shotgun sequence genome has a window encoding:
- the LOC112779088 gene encoding uncharacterized protein, whose protein sequence is MASTQANASENPTNIPASQSGSTAGIACKRKVAKNALGSRTDVGWEHGISVGEDGKKIQCKYCHKIFSGGVYRLKHHLAGTQKDVGACTTVSDEVKKQMWDVVSGLQVNLMKKTNMGGASPGEATKKVDTTGEKRKGKELDGNIFKKIRISTQTTINNIFKKNLREKVCLEISAFFYNNGISFNVSRSEEYSRMFEKAIRYGQGFKPPSYHELRVSLLKKHVELVQQSLEEHREYWKQVGCPIMTDGWTDKRRRTILNFLVNSPKGTVFLKFIDASHITKTAHKIFKMIDDVVEEVGEENVIQVVTDNAANYKAAGEMLMKKRKKLFWTPCAAHCIDLMLEDLEKKVTLHKDTIYKGRKITTYIYARTALIALLHIHTKGKDLTKDGKIIASVVLDKVLWKEVVICLRAAYPLLHVLRMVDSEEKPAMGFIYEEMTSAKEKIRDAFQGVETSYIPIWDIIDARWGNQLHRPLHAAGYYLNPQIHYSSGFKIAYELKKQFYACMERMTGNPDLITKMDVQLEDFKTRKEFFGSKVAQNVIYTKTPAQWWDSYGDQHPELQQFAIRVLNLTCSSSGCERNWSAFEMVHTKRRNRLKAKTMNDVVFVMTNSRLAKKKQTRRSLDYDYSLDELDSDEEWIVADEDGEEEDLGALISDPDLNDGASGNRVVGASKDPLAIPYLDDDEFEELLQGPLPPAPDNDEDGNAEVCETREDFMTDEE, encoded by the exons ATGGCATCGACTCAAGCTAATGCAAGTGAAAATCCGACTAACATTCCAGCTTCTCAGTCAGGAAGTACAGCTGGAATCGCTTGTAAAAGAAAAGTTGCTAAGAATGCTCTTGGAAGTAGAACTGATGTAGGATGGGAGCACGGGATATCTGTTGGAGAAGATGGAAAGAAGATACAATGTAAATACTGTCATAAAATTTTTTCAGGAGGAGTTTATAGATTGAAACACCACCTAGCAGGAACTCAAAAAGATGTTGGGGCTTGTACAACTGTTAGTGATGAAGTTAAGAAGCAAATGTGGGATGTTGTGAGTGGGTTGCAAGTAAATTTGATGAAGAAAACAAACATGGGTGGGGCAAGCCCAGGAGAAGCTACTAAAAAAGTTGACACTACCGGtgaaaaaagaaagggaaaagaacTAGATGGCAACATATTCAAGAAAATACGCATTAGTActcaaacaacaatcaacaatataTTTAAGAAGAATTTGAGAGAGAAAGTATGTTTAGAGATTAGTGCTTTTTTCTACAACAATGGCATCTCCTTTAATGTTTCAAGGAGCGAGGAATACAGTAGAATGTTTGAGAAAGCTATAAGATACGGACAAGGATTCAAGCCACCATCCTACCATGAATTAAGGGTGTCTCTTTTGAAGAAACACGTGGAGCTTGTTCAACAATCACTAGAGGAACATAGAGAATATTGGAAGCAGGTTGGTTGCCCAATAATGACTGATGGTTGGACAGATAAGAGAAGACGAACCATCCTAAATTTTTTGGTTAATAGTCCTAAAGGGACTGTTTTTTTGAAATTCATTGATGCCTCTCACATTACTAAGACAGCTCATAAAATCTTTAAAATGATAGATGATGTGGTTGAAGAGGTTGGTGAAGAAAATGTCATCCAAGTTGTCACCGACAATGCGGCTAACTACAAAGCTGCAGGAGAAATgctaatgaaaaagagaaaaaagttaTTTTGGACGCCTTGTGCAGCACATTGCATTGATTTAATGTTAGAAGACTTGGAAAAAAAAGTAACACTTCACAAGGACACAATTTATAAAGGTAGAAAGATTACTACTTACATATATGCTAGAACTGCTCTTATTGCACTACTACACATCCACACTAAGGGGAAAGATTTG ACAAAAGATGGAAAGATAATTGCAAGTGTAGTGTTAGATAAGGTGCTTTGGAAGGAAGTCGTAATTTGCTTGAGGGCTGCCTACCCTCTTCTTCATGTGCTTCGTATGGTGGATTCAGAAGAAAAGCCGGCAATGGGATTTATTTATGAAGAAATGACAAGTGCAAAGGAAAAAATACGAGATGCATTTCAAGGAGTTGAGACAAG ttaTATACCTATTTGGGACATTATTGATGCAAGATGGGGCAACCAACTTCATAGGCCATTGCATGCTGCAGGCTATTATTTGAATCCTCAAATTCATTATAGCTCTGGTTTTAAAATTGCTTATGAGCTTAAGAAGCAGTTTTATGCTTGTATGGAAAGGATGACAGGAAATCCAGATTTAATCACTAAGATGGATGTTCAACTTGAAGATTTTAAGACTCGAAAAGAGTTTTTTGGTAGTAAAGTAGCTCAAAATGTAATTTATACTAAAACTCCAGCTCAATGGTGGGATTCTTATGGAGATCAGCATCCAGAACTCCAACAATTTGCAATTCGTGTCTTGAATTTGACATGTAGTTCATCTGGATGTGAACGTAATTGGAGCGCTTTTGAGATG GTTCACACGAAAAGGAGAAACCGTTTGAAAGCTAAAACCATGAATGATGTTGTGTTTGTGATGACAAACTCAAGATTAGCAAAGAAAAAACAAACTAGAAGAAGTCTTGATTATGACTATAGTCTTGATGAGTTGGACTCTGATGAAGAGTGGATTGTTGCTGAcgaagatggagaagaagaagatttaggTGCTCTAATTTCAGATCCTGATTTAAATGATGGAGCAAGTGGTAATAGAGTTGTTGGTGCCTCTAAGGATCCTTTGGCAATTCCTTATCTCGATGATGATGAGTTTGAAGAACTTCTCCAAGGACCTCTTCCTCCCGCTCCTGATAATGATGAAGATGGTAATGCAGAAGTTTGTGAAACTCGTGAAGATTTTATGACTGATGAAGAATAG